The genomic window ACATTTACTGGACAGAAATGGCAAGACAGTAGCTCCTTATCCTAAAAAACTGAATACCCCAGCTACACAAGCTTTGTCTTTATTTGATTATGATAAAAATAAGAGATATCGAATTGTAATTACGCAAGGTTCAAAAGTGACAATGTATGATGCTAAAGGGGAGGTAGTTTCCGGATTTCAATTTAACGAAGCTTCTTCACCGCTTGTTAATAAACCCCAGCATATTCGTATTGGATCAAAAGATTATATTTTACTATCCCAACAAGATGGAAAATTAACTATTCTAGATCGAGTAGGAAGAACCCGGGTTAAAGTTAAAGATACCATTTCTTTTTCCGGTCAACCCTGGTACCAGTATCAGAACACCTTTACCAGCTTGACTAAAAATAATAAAATTGTACAAGTAAATACTAAAGGTTCCGTTTTTCTGGAAGATCATGATTTAGAGGACGATAGCAGTATCGTAGCAACTAATAAAACGCTGGTTAGCTTTTCTGGTAACGTTTTAAAAATTAAAGGTGCAAAAGTTGAATTGGATTACGGGGTTTATACTGAGCCTCAAATTTTTTATGTGAATAACAAGATATACGTAGCTATAACGGATCTACAAACGCATAGAGTATTCCTTTTTGATAGCAACGGAAAAATGATTCCTAATTTTCCGATATACGGAAATTCAGAAATTGATTTGGCGAATATAGATAAGGACAAAAACCTGGAACTTGTAGTTAAAGGGGAAGATAATAGTATTCTTATCTATCAAATGAATTAAAACTAATTGCTTTCTAAAATTTTAAAGACTACTTTCTTTACGTATGCTTTTAAGATATGCTTGGTATTGCTCGGGAGTATCCAGATCTGATAAGTTGGAAGTATTCGCTAGTGTTCTTATTTTTTGCTGTCCGTCATTTAAAAAATTTCTGGCACCTTTATCTCCCGTTAACTGTAATAAATCCTTAAAATATTGATTTGAAAAGAGTGCTGGTACCCCTATTTTATTTTGATATTGGGAAGCAATGATGTCTTCCGGATTACTTTGATACATCTCCATCAATCGATTAAAATAATCAGAATCAATCCCTGGTTGGTCAGCGAGCGCAATTAAGGCTGCATTACAAGAAGGTTCATGACCTTTAATATAATTTATGGCCGCGACAATACTTGAACTCATCCCATTTTCCCATTCAGAATTTATAAGAAAAGCTGTCCTTTCATCCTTAACTGAACGTTGTATTTCTTCAGCATTTGCCCCTAAAACGCAGATTACCTTAGATACTTTTGATTTTTGCATATTAGTAAGGCAGTATTCTAATAAAGTAGTGTTTTGTAAGGGTAGTAATTGCTTAGCTTGCCCCATACGAGAAGAACTTCCGGCAGCCAATACGATCCCTATAATAGTTTCAGACAATGTTCTTTAATTTTGCTACGGATAAAGCTTTCATATCTTCAAGGTTTTTATTAGAAAATGCCGCCTGAATTTCGCTTGCAATAGCAAGTGAAATTTCTTCGGTAGTCTCAGAACCAATATCCAATCCCGCAGGACTGTATACCGTATCTAAAAAATCCAGATCAACCGTACTATCTATTTCCAACAGTTCATTTTGCAAACGGTTCCATCGTTTAGTAGAACCTAAAATCCCGGTATATTTGGGTGGACATTTTGCCAGTTGTAGCAAATAGCGCAAATCTTTAGCAAAGTTATGGTTCATCAAGACCACCGCCGTCCTTTCATCTATCTTCCGGACATCCATCAAATCAGGATCAATAGCTTCTACCCGGGTTGCTCCGGGAAAATCCTGAAAACCTTTATTACTTTGTGCCGAACAAATTACCCAAACGTCCCATCCCATACTTGAAGCCATATTACTTAATGTAAGCGTATCATGACCGGAACCAATAAGTATTAATTGAATAGCAGTTTTTGTTTTTTGTCGAAAACATGACCAAGCTTCGGGTACATTTTCAAATACCAGATGTTGAGATAGTGCAATATTTTGATTTTTATAACTAAAAACAGACCCGAATTTCCCGTTAAATTCTGTTGCTTCCTTATAGTAAGAAGTAATACCTATCGTATCCCTTTTCTCAAGTGCTTTTTCCAGCAATGTTACTGCTGCCCCGGTAGGTTCAAACTTCTCAATTAAAACATAAAGAAAACCTTCACATCCTAATCGATACCTTCCGTCATAAGAAACAACTTTTGAAATTCCGGTAGCAAACACTTCTTCCGCTCGACGGAAAATTTCTTTTTCTACACATCCTCCGCTAATTGCACCCATCATTTTACCATTCTCGTCAAATAACATTCGTACACCAGGCTTTCGATATGAAGAACCCTTAAGCCCTACCAGAGATGCCATAACCGTTTTATATTTTTTAGCTTTAGCTTCTTTATAAAATCGTAAAATTCTCTTTAATTCAAATGATTGCATCGATGACCTACTTCAAACCAGGTAAATGGTGTTATTAAAATTATCATTATTCAATGGTAACTGCAATGTATTAACATAATTTAAATACACAGGACACAATTACATAAGGAATTATCGTAAAACCTTTCATCAATCGTTAAACTTCTATCAAAAAATTGTACTGTCAATAGTTCTTACCTAATTTTAGAAAGAAGCAATAATTTAGCTATGGATACGACAAATGATAAAAATGAAAAGCCTTCTCAAAACGGAAAAAAAGGTCTTTCGCGTAGGGGTTTTTTAAAAGGAACCGGACTGGCAACCGCTGGTACTTTTGCATTTACAAACTCACTGTTTGCCAATGAAGCTAGTACAGATACACTAGCTATCGCTGGCCCAGATGCCAATGCCATAGAACTGACTATCAACGACCGAAAAGTTACCACTCTGGCGCGACCGGATGAAACATTGGTAGATGTCTTAAGAGAACGATTAGAAATGACAGGAACCAAAATGGTTTGCGGGCGGGGTGCCTGCTCTGCTTGTACCGTTATGATTGATGACGAACCTGTATGTTCCTGCTTGACGCTTGCCGTTGAGGTTCAGGATAAAAAAATTACTACGATTGAAGGGATTGCTAAAGATGGAAAACTACACCCGGTGCAGGAAGCTTTTATTGAAGAAGATGCAGCTATGTGCGGATATTGTACCCCTGGAATGGTGATGAGCTGTGTTCATCTGGTCGATAATACTCCTAATCCAACAATAGAAGAGGTAAAACATGCGGTTCGGGGTAATCTTTGCCGTTGCGGAACTTATCCCCACGTATTTAAAGCCGCTATGACTGCCAGTAAAAATGTATAACTACTCCTATATAAATACCTTTAGTGTATGAAAACAAGAAAAGAACAGTTTCCTTTCGGAATACCGGGAGTAGATTTAAAAACGATAGAACGAGAAGTTCCGGTTACCGAGCCTCCTGCATGGCCTATTAATGACAAATTAACCCACGTAGGTAAAAGTGTTAAACGAATTGATGCTATTTTAAAAGTCACGGGAGAAGCTAAATATGCTTCGGATATTTCTTTGCCGGGATTACTGCAAGGCAGTATTTTACATAGTCCGCTACCTGCTGCGGTCATTAAAAAGATCGACACCAATAAAGCCGAAAATTATCCGGGTGTATACGGCGTGCATGTCATGCAGGATTTACACGGGGGCAGTGCCAGCGGAGGGGATGCCGGAGAAACCAGGTACCCGGAAATTAAGTTTGCCGGACAACCCATTGCAGCAGTAGCTGCTATAGATCAGCAAACCGCAGATAAAGCCGTTAAACTAATACGGGTAACGTATCAGGAAAAACCCTTTGTAGTCAATTTAGAAAGGGCTATGCAACCGGATGCACCTACTGTTTTTAAGAAACCTGTTGATCAAGAAGGTACGGATGCGAGTGAAGGACCTGCTAAAGGCTTAAAACTAGAAGGAAATGTAAGAGGTCCTTCTACCAAAAGTTTTTTAGGTGGTCCCAGAGGCGATATAGAAAAAGGTTTTGCAGAAGCTAATATTATTGTAGAAGGCGAATTCAGAACCCAGGTACAAACACATAGTACACTAGAAACCCATGGATGCGTTGTAGATTGGAAACCGGATTTATTGACCATTTACGCCTCTACGCAATCTACCAAAAGTGTCAAGAAAGAGTTTGCAACTATCTTTGATTTGCCTGAAAGTAAAGTAAGAGTGCTTTGTAAATTTATGGGAGGTGGTTTTGGAGCAAAATACGGTGCGGGTAACTTCGGGGCATTGGCCGCACACCTGTCAAAAAAAACCGGTAGACCGGTTAAATTATTTTTAGACCGGAAAGCAGAACACCTTTGCGTAGGAAACCGTCCGAATAGTATCCAAACCTTAAAAATTGGGGCTACAAAAGAAGGAAAACTAACCGCTATTAAACAAGAATCACACGGAACGGCCGGAGTGGGTTTAGGTGCCGGTGTAGGAAGGGTGGCACAGGCGTTGTACCCTTGCCCTAATTTTTTAACCGAACAGTATGATGTATTTACAAACGCAGGGCCGGGAGCTGCCTGGCGCGCACCGGGCAATGCACAAGGTGCTTTTGCCGTAGAACAGGTAATTGATGAAATAGCCGAAAAGCTAAATATGGATCCGTTAGCTTACCGGGATATTATTGACGATAGCAAGGTCAGAAAAGCAGAACGTACCCTGGCTTCGGAAAAATTTAAATGGAACGAACGAAAACCTAAGAACAGTTCAGAGGGGGTAGTAAAAAAAGGAGTGGGTGTTGCGCAAAGTACCTGGCCCAGAATTATTGATCTGGATTCAACTGCCGAAGTTCGTTTACTAAAGGACGGAACGGTTGAAATACGATCCGGGGTTCAGGATATTGGAACCGGAACCCGAACAATATTAGCACAGGTAGTGGCAGAAGAAATTGGAATTGCTCCTGAAAAAGTCGGGGTTCATATCGGAGATACCTATTTTCCAAACGGTCCGGCTTCGGGAGGAAGTAGGGTAAGTGGGTCTATTACCCCAGCAGCCCGTAATGCTGCTTTTAAAGCAAAAAAGGAGTTGATTAGTCAGGTTGCCGACCGTTGGAAGGTAGATGCGGATACCTTAGAAATGAAAAACGGAACTATTCAGGCAAAAGACGGTTCCGGTGAGAAAATAACTTTTGAAAAAGCTTTAAAGAAAATGCGGACGGCACAAATTTCGGTTACTGCTAGTCGGGCTGATGATTACGGAGGTTTTAAAGTAGGTAAATCTATTTCGCATTCTGATCTGGGTTCGGTACAAATGGCTGAAGTTTCAGTAAATACGGAGACCGGTGTTGTAAAAGTAGCTAGGGTTGTTGCCGTTCATAGTTGCGGTCGGCCTATTAATCCTTTACAGATTCAGAGTCAGGTTAACGGCGGAGTCATACAGGGGGTGTCCTACGCTCTATATGAAAATCGCGAGATGGATGAAGCTACGGGGAAAATGATAAATGCAAATCTGGATCAATACAAAATCGCATTTGCCATGGAAGTTCCGGAAATTGAAGTGTACAATATTGAAGAATACAGCGCACGCTCATCTACTGATGCTTATGGTATAGCAGAACCGGCAAATATTGCCACTGCAGCCGCTATTGCTAATGCTGTTTACAATGCAACCGGAGTACGAATACGAGAATTACCCATCACTCCTGACCGGGTTCTTAATGCTTTAAATAAAGTTTAAATATGGAAAAATTTCAATGGGCACAAGCCCGAACCCTAGAAGAAGTACAAGAACAGGTAACTGCTACCACTTCGCAACTTACTTCCGGACAAAAAACAACAGATACCAGTATTATCAAGGCTGGTGGAGTAGATTTGTTGGATTTAATGAAGGAGGGTCTCGCCACTCCTGAAAAAATGATTGATATAAAGGCGATACCCGGATTTAAAACCAGTACGTACGATGCAAAAAAGGGTTTAAAGATTGGTGCAGGAGTTACCTTATCTATGCTTCAAAAACAAAAAGAAGTAAAAGAACACTACGTAGCCTTATATGAAGCTATTTCGCACGCTGCTACTCCGCAAATCCGAAATATGGCGACAATTGGGGGTAATATGGCACAACGTACGCGATGTTGGTATTTTCGATCAGAAGATCATCAATGTAAGAAAAAAGGAGGCGCTGTTTGCTTTGCACAAACCGGACAAAACGATATACATGCAATTTACAATACCAGTATTTGCCCCTGTGTGCATAGTTCTTCTATTGCAACCGCTTTAATGGCTTTTCATGCTGAGGTAGAATATCTTGATCAAAAAGGAAAAGTGCAAACCGTGCTACTTACTGACTTTTTTACTCCGCCCGAAGTAGATGTAACTCGTGAAAATATATTAAAACCGAAAGAAATTATTACAGCAATCACCATTCCAGTACCTTCTTCTGACACTAAATCGTATTACATAAAGCAGGGTGCCCGGGAATCTTATGATTGGGCATTAGCTGATGTAGCAGTGGCTTTAGAAATAAAAGGGAATACTTGTAAAAAAGCAGCTATCGTACTGGGAGCAGCTGCTCCAATTCCATTTCGAGCTACTGAAGCTGAGGGGTTTCTATTAAATAAAACCATTGACGAAGATATGGCTATTAAAGCAGCAGAAATGGTATTGCAAAAGGCAACGCCCCTATCAGGAAATTCTTATAAAATCCCAATGTTTAAAGCAATTATTAAAAATTGCATCCTTAAAACTATTTCGTAATGGATAAGATAAAATTAGACGGTTGTAAGTTCTTAAGAGCAAAAAATGCATACGGTACTATGGAAGGTGGAGACGATCCGTTTTTACCGGTTGATGAAGGGACTACTACATATTGGTGTTTACGTACCTGTTCGCCCGTAGGACCTGATAATTATTTTGCCGTAACAAATACCTGTACGGCAAAAAGGATATGCTTTACTCCATTTGAAGATGCAATAGACGAAGAAACACCCGCTATTTTAAAGTCAGGTGATCATTTATTGACATAGCAATTTCGAATGAAATGATTAGTGTTTAATAAAGATTCAAGATCGCTATTGCTTCTATAATTAAAAATTAAGACTAATTACTATAATATTGAAAATCAATAATCATTTTAAAAATGTAAAAAGTAGCCTCCTAATACTTTAAAGCTTGAAATTACCTTATTCATTATGCTTTATATGATTTTACTTATTTAACCACATATTAATGAAATAATTATTTTTCGCTTTTCTTGAATATGTTATAGTTTTAAGGCTTGTAAACAGGCTATAAGACAACTTCTTTCTATCTTTTATTAAAAATTGAATCTATTTTATTATTTTGAATGAGATCTCATTCAATACTACCTATTTTACTACACATTGAATGAGATCTCATTCAATTTTTATAATATATATATTTATAGTATCTTTGAATGAGATCTCATTCAAAGAGGTGTAAATTGTGTTATAATGAATGATAAGTCATACAATAATTAAAATATTAAGTCAGATACTTCTTTATTAGAAACTATTGGAAATTTTATTCAGTTTCACCGATTGAATCAAAATAAGTCTCAGGAACAAATAGCTTCTATGGCCGGGATTAGCCGATCCACATTAAGTCTATTAGAACGAGGCGAAGTTGTAAGGATGGATAGTTTTATCCAGGTACTTCGAGT from Aquimarina sp. ERC-38 includes these protein-coding regions:
- a CDS encoding nucleotidyltransferase family protein; translated protein: MSETIIGIVLAAGSSSRMGQAKQLLPLQNTTLLEYCLTNMQKSKVSKVICVLGANAEEIQRSVKDERTAFLINSEWENGMSSSIVAAINYIKGHEPSCNAALIALADQPGIDSDYFNRLMEMYQSNPEDIIASQYQNKIGVPALFSNQYFKDLLQLTGDKGARNFLNDGQQKIRTLANTSNLSDLDTPEQYQAYLKSIRKESSL
- a CDS encoding FAD binding domain-containing protein, whose amino-acid sequence is MEKFQWAQARTLEEVQEQVTATTSQLTSGQKTTDTSIIKAGGVDLLDLMKEGLATPEKMIDIKAIPGFKTSTYDAKKGLKIGAGVTLSMLQKQKEVKEHYVALYEAISHAATPQIRNMATIGGNMAQRTRCWYFRSEDHQCKKKGGAVCFAQTGQNDIHAIYNTSICPCVHSSSIATALMAFHAEVEYLDQKGKVQTVLLTDFFTPPEVDVTRENILKPKEIITAITIPVPSSDTKSYYIKQGARESYDWALADVAVALEIKGNTCKKAAIVLGAAAPIPFRATEAEGFLLNKTIDEDMAIKAAEMVLQKATPLSGNSYKIPMFKAIIKNCILKTIS
- a CDS encoding xanthine dehydrogenase family protein molybdopterin-binding subunit, with the protein product MKTRKEQFPFGIPGVDLKTIEREVPVTEPPAWPINDKLTHVGKSVKRIDAILKVTGEAKYASDISLPGLLQGSILHSPLPAAVIKKIDTNKAENYPGVYGVHVMQDLHGGSASGGDAGETRYPEIKFAGQPIAAVAAIDQQTADKAVKLIRVTYQEKPFVVNLERAMQPDAPTVFKKPVDQEGTDASEGPAKGLKLEGNVRGPSTKSFLGGPRGDIEKGFAEANIIVEGEFRTQVQTHSTLETHGCVVDWKPDLLTIYASTQSTKSVKKEFATIFDLPESKVRVLCKFMGGGFGAKYGAGNFGALAAHLSKKTGRPVKLFLDRKAEHLCVGNRPNSIQTLKIGATKEGKLTAIKQESHGTAGVGLGAGVGRVAQALYPCPNFLTEQYDVFTNAGPGAAWRAPGNAQGAFAVEQVIDEIAEKLNMDPLAYRDIIDDSKVRKAERTLASEKFKWNERKPKNSSEGVVKKGVGVAQSTWPRIIDLDSTAEVRLLKDGTVEIRSGVQDIGTGTRTILAQVVAEEIGIAPEKVGVHIGDTYFPNGPASGGSRVSGSITPAARNAAFKAKKELISQVADRWKVDADTLEMKNGTIQAKDGSGEKITFEKALKKMRTAQISVTASRADDYGGFKVGKSISHSDLGSVQMAEVSVNTETGVVKVARVVAVHSCGRPINPLQIQSQVNGGVIQGVSYALYENREMDEATGKMINANLDQYKIAFAMEVPEIEVYNIEEYSARSSTDAYGIAEPANIATAAAIANAVYNATGVRIRELPITPDRVLNALNKV
- a CDS encoding XdhC family protein, which gives rise to MQSFELKRILRFYKEAKAKKYKTVMASLVGLKGSSYRKPGVRMLFDENGKMMGAISGGCVEKEIFRRAEEVFATGISKVVSYDGRYRLGCEGFLYVLIEKFEPTGAAVTLLEKALEKRDTIGITSYYKEATEFNGKFGSVFSYKNQNIALSQHLVFENVPEAWSCFRQKTKTAIQLILIGSGHDTLTLSNMASSMGWDVWVICSAQSNKGFQDFPGATRVEAIDPDLMDVRKIDERTAVVLMNHNFAKDLRYLLQLAKCPPKYTGILGSTKRWNRLQNELLEIDSTVDLDFLDTVYSPAGLDIGSETTEEISLAIASEIQAAFSNKNLEDMKALSVAKLKNIV
- a CDS encoding (2Fe-2S)-binding protein, with amino-acid sequence MDTTNDKNEKPSQNGKKGLSRRGFLKGTGLATAGTFAFTNSLFANEASTDTLAIAGPDANAIELTINDRKVTTLARPDETLVDVLRERLEMTGTKMVCGRGACSACTVMIDDEPVCSCLTLAVEVQDKKITTIEGIAKDGKLHPVQEAFIEEDAAMCGYCTPGMVMSCVHLVDNTPNPTIEEVKHAVRGNLCRCGTYPHVFKAAMTASKNV